aaaaaaaacagctgtATTCAATTTTTAAAGACTCAATAAGTGAGAGTAGATGATTAACCCTTTAAAAATTGGAACAAATggacaaaatttttaaaactctgCCAGCCGTTGATATGTGCAATATGCTAAGAAGTGCCAGCTGTTTGGTCTCCACGATGAAAGTCGAACGAGGTGGGACACGTGACAAACCTTTATTACTGTCGTGGTCCGCGGAGACCCAAAAATTGACTAAACAAACCTTAAACGGAAGCAAGCTGTTTGCTCTCCactaaaaacattaataaaatattttattaaatttagacTATGTAGTGCTTGTTCTTGACGCCCCTCCTTTCTCCGTAATTAAACTGTTGGAGCGTGGCTCCTTTTTACTTGTACCTTTCTCTTGCTATGCATAAGAATTTGTATTTCTTTGCTCTTTTTTCCACCAGCATCAGTTGTCAGTTCAGATATCACATAAAATCCTAATTTAGTTCTAAATATTCTGTGAATATCAAGGATTTAAAAGATACTTagaatttagaaaagaaaaggtcaaCAGGAGATTTTGCAGCATCGTGGGAACTATCTTCCAATATATGTTTTAACTAATGCTGGTGACCCGTGTCTTTGTGATCATTAGGCAATTTAAGAAAGGCAACTTAATTGCTAGATGGCAGAATCAGCAAGTGcagaaattcaagaagaagcAAATGCTTTGATAATAAATGTCAATGAAAATTCTGAAAGTGAATGGGAAGCAAACAGTGCAAGTGGAAATGAAAGTCAAAAGGGAAAAGTTGATACGGAAGCCAACTTGCTAGACAGAGCGTTGGCAAATAACATCACACAAATGCTAGAAAGCTTGGAGCCTCCCTTATCACCTGAATGTTGTATCTACAAGGTTCCAAGTGATCTTCGCAAAATGAACGAAGAAGCTTACACTCCTCAGGTTATATCAATAGGGCCTTTTCACCACGGTGTTGAAAGGTTCCTCGCCATGGTTGGCAGGCTAACTTGAGACGTGATTATTTCAGCACTCCTTGGAGAACTGCTTCTACCGTATTTGCTATTATCTTGTTGGTGCTCACTTTCATACAAACTGTAAGCTCGTTACTGCAGAAATGAAGTTTGTGTAATTCTAATTGTATTGGATTGTATTGTGATAACATGTGAATCAAATTGTAGTCTACTACttggaaattttaaattttagttaagtactaaattttttgcttttgcacTCAATTATAATCTTgcacctttttttaaaaaaaaaaattaaaaaaaaaattaatattgtaaTAGTATATGCTCTATTTGCAATATTCTTTATACTCTttgaatcatatttttaaattatacacTTTGAGATATTTTCAATCAATCATTCTACCAATTGCTATTTTGttcctatttctctctctctctctctctctctctctctctctctctctctctctctctctctctctctctctctctctctctctccctctctctctcatattatTAGCTCATTGTCTAGTAGTTATATATATGTCAATGGCTCTTTGCTCTTTTACAGTGGTTAGGCTTGCAATAGATTAATAAACCCACAAGAAAAGAAGTTTTGGAGATACAGAAAAGTTAGGTAGTAATTAATAAAGGTGCCCCCAATTTTGTAATTAGGATTTAGGACATTCCATTAGGTGTACTCGTTTAGTGGCCACCAAAGCCCATGGAGCCCacactacaaattttttttgcatttcaaGACGTGGACCATCTACGTCGCAAATAGGTAGCCACGTGGCATTAGCGACGTGGACCACGCGTCATTGATCCAGTTGTCACGAAATGCCGGATCGCGACATGGACAAAGTGGCACGCGAATGGGGATGATAATCGTTAACTTGGACTATAAGGCTAGTTGGAAGTCATAActtgatattattattgttatagtTAATAGTAAGTCATACTAGTACCAAGTTGCGCATATGAATTATGTGATTCTTTTCCGAGTAAGTTCATGGACACTCTAATCTGTACAAGTTTTGGACACTGATTTAGTCCTTCATAGACTCAACTGTAGTAAGAAGGTATGTTATGAGATCAATGACACATAGTAGTGGTGGCAATTGTGATGGTAGTTATTATTGTTATCACTATTAGTTAGTCTTATTAGTACCAAGTTGCATTTACAAtttatttgattcttttgagTAACTTATGGTGGCTATGCagcaagagaaagaaagagcCATGGTTAATTAATGAGATGGTAGGAAAGCTCACAAATGTCTGTTGGGACAAGTGCATCACTAGTACACCCGAGAGCAAGTTCAGTTTCAGTGAGTCTAGTTGTCTTTCAAATTGTGCTTGGCATTATATGGATATGAGCGTCATTATCATGAAATGCTTCCATAACATGCAGTGAAGGTCTAGGAGAATTGATGTGCTATCTCAATTACAAGATGTAGTCTTTTTTGCCTGTGTCCTCAGTTTAACTATCAGCCGaagatattttgtatttttggaagtaaatCTCATGTCAATTTCATGAAAATATTACATTAAgatatctttcaattttatagTACTCTACAATCAATTTCCTGAGCATTCCATGATGAATGAATTGCTAGCATTTGTGGACCTTGTGGTTAGTTGCAGTTTTAAGCTTATTATCTGCTGCTTGAAGGCTTGGTGGCTGTGAGGAAGCAACGAAATTTGATTATGAATAAACCCTTCTTTGTGATGTTGTGTGCTAAAAGTTGTATGGTGTTgcaaatatgaatattttatggtTAGTTGCAGTTTCACCCCTAATTGAAAATAACCATGGATTACCATTGGAtagtagcatttctcttatcaaAATGATATTCAACAGGAATGGTAAGCAAAACATGAATTACGGGGAAAtggaacaaaaaagaaattatgtaATCTGCCACAATAATATCCATTAAGTGTATCGGATGACAAAATAGCACGACATTTTGACAACTTTTAACGGATGAAAATTAGATGCTGCTACAAATATGCAACATGCGATTTACAAGAAGTTGATTGGAGGACTTGAAGTAGAAGGGCAGCATGAGTATTAACAAGGTTCATAAACATGTTTGCAGGTCTACACATATACAATGAATCcccaagaacaaaaaaaaaaaagaaaaaaaaaaggtcaacaCATACGAAGGGAGCATTTTCCTAACACTGAGAAATTGGTCCTAGATAATCGCCCTCCAAACTGACTAGTGCTTGAAATTCCCTTTCCGCCACCAATTACATTGTTCCAATCACAATGAAACGAACCACGACATCCTTTTCAATCTTCAAAGCAGAAgaattcaaaacccaaaatttcCAACTTTTAGCAAcaacagagagagacagagtcAACCTGCCTCTGATAAGCCACAGCAAAAGGAGAGGCGAAGCAGCAGAAGCAGCTTCTGTTGGGAAAGGCTTTTCCTTTAGAGCATGGAATTCAAGAGCAGCCGATGATTACTAGTGATTAGTGAAAAGATAAAAAGCTGTTTGATATAATAAGTGCTTTTCGTCTGCTTTCTAGATGGCTATCATAACGCTGCTCTCCATCAATCAACTAATGAATtatcaaaaaaggaaagaaaatgacaCTCCCTcttcccccccctccccctcacTTCCCGCAGGAAGCAACAGCCAACAAATGATTGTGCTAAGAGCATTCCTACCAGTTTCCCTTCcttttcccttcattttttctaaatgtagggaataaaactactttttgcttccctataaaaaaacactccacaacagcttcctttcatttttctctatatcattaaaatattattttgttacttttactttaattaaaagtaagaaaagaaagagataaagtaaaaaagagattatattttagaataaacaattgaatgggagGTGAACAGTGCtttccaatgcattgggaagcactgttcacttcctatggaacagataattgtaggaAAGCTGCTGTGGGAtggttttttttactttcttaaaatttttcctaaaatttagggaacagatcCCTTGTAGGAAAGCTGCTAGTAATACtctaagagcatttttagtagcctcaccaaattagttttttagctattttggtgagccaatttgatgaaaactcttaaaCATCACTCCCAgcaacctcaccattttaaccaaaaaaatttgatgactgaaattactagtcaaattagaccaggctgtttcactcaacaactctatttctattttctctctcccacGATTGCAATTCActttttcatctttcttctttcatttttctcccACCTTCACGCACAGGATACCTGAGCTCATCACCACAAGCCTGTCGTCCCCCCAGCGTCGCAGTCCAACGAGCCCACACCAGATCCTTCCCGTCCGTCCAGTCCCACACCGGCCATCTCTCCATCAAGCCTCCTTCCTCTATTTGGATTCCTCTCCGCCCCATCTCagtgagctctctctctctctctctctctctctctctctcaatgttCATATTTCTTTGCAAATCTAACCTCTGAGCACGGAGCGTCTGGGCTTACTGGGGTTAACCCAGGTGGACTTTGGCTTGGACAAGAGCTGGGTTTGGTCCTTGGAGGGTTTAGAGAGGGTGGTTGTGGATAGAGGCTTGAGTTGCTCAGATAAAGATGGGTTTTTCTGGTTTTGTTCTGTCAAATTTGGAGACACCTTTGGGGGAGATTTGGAAGAGCTGCACAAAATGGTAAATCTCCTTACTCTGTGTTGTCTGTGTGGAGAGTTGAAGATAATGAGTCTCTTAGTGTCTGAGAGATGCCCTGTAAAATGGACATCTAGAGCCGTAGACAAAGCAGTAGCCATggcacacagagagagagagagagagttggttTAAGACAAATCTTCCAGTATAGATGTTTTTCAGGATATTTTTGTAAACCTTATCTGAATCCAACTAATGACCCTAAAAACTGAGAATGttcagaagaaaaaagaaagaaagattaagttgatagaaaaaaaattgggttataGATCCAGCCCAAAGGGTGGGttttaaatagataaataataaaaaaaattgaaaaaatattatttaaatggaaattccatttgactagtaaaatttggtgaggctgctagggaaattttaataaagtggctcaccagaatagaaaaaagtgatttttaactattttggtgagtaaaatttggtgaggctactaggaatgctctaagctGTTTGATACAATAAGTGCTTTTCGTCTGCTTTGAATTTTTCTAAAATCTGGCGGAAGGATTGAGTGCTACTCCTCATTACTCACATTTAATATCTCGAACAAAAGCTCCCATTTTTaactgcataaaaaaaaaaatctcagaagtaaaattttctcaaaaagaaaaaaaggctcAGAATTGCAGAAAATAAAGCCAGCAAGGGACGGTTTCATCGTGTCCCAAATCAATTGAATTATGTTATCATTTCATCGTGTAAATTACAATTAGATAAGTAATCACAAAATTCGAACTATCAAGAGCTATCGAGAGTCAAATGCAATATTCATGAAAGAAATCTATTCTAAGAAAattcatgaaagaaaaaattcatGTTAAAATCATATCTGAGAAAAGAGAGTTCCGGCAAGAGAAAGCTTACCTCCGGTGAGATAGATCCGGCAAGAGAGTTTCGGCGAGATCCGTAGGTTCCCGGCTAGAGCAAGCGAGATCCTGTGGGAGAATGAGAGTTTACAGCAAGACCTGGCGAGATCCgtcgagagagagagtttacggTAAAACCTGGCGAGAAGAGAGGGAGTTCCGGCGAGATCCGATGGTTCCAGGCGAGAGAAAGCGAGATACGGCGGAAGAACGTGAGGTCCGTCGAAAAGGGGGAGATTCCGGCGAGAAGatgagagcgagagacagagacagagagagaaagtttTTGAATTCTGTTTTGTTATGAGAGTACCGCGCATTtcatgaatttttgtttttaaaaaaagaagaagtgccACGTGTTTATGAAAGTCGGATGAATGGATGATAGTGTGACAACTGACAAGGGTGTGCCGGATACACGAACTCGGAACtgcgtgcgtgcgtgcgtgaggaggaaaagaacataagagaaagaaaagagaaggaaaaaggaaaagagatagGGGAATGCTACACTTAACCCATCCCCTACTCCTATCTTCTTACACCCTGAGTCCCTGACCTGGCAACAGCCACATCAGCTTTCCACTTACACccattcttctcttctcttctcagCGTCGACAGTcccttgcttctcttcttccttctgttTCAtcagtattttttattttcctcttctCAGCGTTGGCACACCCATCCCCTGACCGGAGAAGAAACATGTACAACCCCAAGAAATCTCCGTCTtcggcactctctctctcctctcgcCGGCCGTCCAGATCTCGAGCTCTAGTCACCAATACAATCGGCCAAAATGCTACACACAACCAAAACAGAAGATCCAACATCTCTACGCACAACCGGCCGAAACAGGGGACCCGGGCAAACACCACACACACTCGGCTAGATCACCATCTAACCGAACCCACCAAAAACCCATTCAAACGTGAATCATAGCAACAGGGTAAATCAAGCAAATCAACAATAAATCAAATAGAAATTACAAGAATCACTTACATAGGGGAATTTCCGCTCAGTGcagaaaatccaccggaaaatTCCGACAGAAATCGCCTCTTTTCTCACCGGTAAAATCCTCCACGAAAGTATCCGGAATACGCGCCCTCCGACGACCCACCATTGACCGGACCCCCAGAAGGATCGGGTCCCTCTGTTCGGTCCTCCAGCCTCATGGGTTCACTCTCGGGGTCTGATCTCTCCCTCTCCAGGACTCTCTTCTCGTCTCTCTTCGtgtatctctctccctct
The sequence above is drawn from the Alnus glutinosa chromosome 11, dhAlnGlut1.1, whole genome shotgun sequence genome and encodes:
- the LOC133882718 gene encoding uncharacterized protein LOC133882718: MAESASAEIQEEANALIINVNENSESEWEANSASGNESQKGKVDTEANLLDRALANNITQMLESLEPPLSPECCIYKVPSDLRKMNEEAYTPQVISIGPFHHGVERFLAMVGRLT